A single region of the Garra rufa chromosome 6, GarRuf1.0, whole genome shotgun sequence genome encodes:
- the LOC141336615 gene encoding uncharacterized protein — protein sequence MALKEEQEVLNEIEEEDQYENLQSFSEQGKLKVHISFHTGKKPFTCQQCGKSFTRKNGFEEHMRIHTGEFPFTCQQCEKRFNRKTALEEHTRIHTGESPFTCQQCGKSFTRKTNLESHMGTHTGEKPFSCQLCRKSFTRKVELKRHMRTHTGEKPYICSLCGKSFAQNRDLVVHMRTHTGENPFICHQCGRRFNHRVGLNRHMRIHAEERT from the coding sequence ATGGCGCTGAAAGAGGAGCAAGAAGTACTTAATGAGATTGAAGAGGAAGATCAATATGAGAATCTTCAGAGTTTCAGTGAACAAGGAAAACTTAAAGTCCACATAAGTTTTCACACTGgaaaaaagcctttcacctgtcaacagtgtggaaaaagtttcactcgtaaaaaTGGTTTTGAagagcacatgagaattcacacaggagagtttcccttcacctgccaacagtgtgaaaAACGTTTCAATCGTAAAACAGCTCTTGAAGAACACAcaagaattcacacaggagagagtCCCTTTACCTGccagcagtgtggaaagagtttcactcgtaaaACAAATCTTGAAAGCCACATGGGAACTCACACTGGGGAGAAGCCTTTTTCCTGCCAACTGTGTAGAAAAAGCTTTACTCGTAAAGTAGagcttaaaaggcacatgagaactcacactggagaaaagccttacatctGCAGCCTTTGTGGAAAAAGTTTTGCTCAAAATAGAGACCTTgtagtccacatgagaactcacactggagaaaatCCCTTTATTTGTCATCAATGTGGAAGAAGATTCAATCATAGAGTAGgccttaacaggcacatgagaattcacgctGAAGAGAGGACATAA